A stretch of the Streptomyces sp. NBC_00078 genome encodes the following:
- a CDS encoding TetR/AcrR family transcriptional regulator yields the protein MAGRLRAPTGRYAGKTAAERQAERHRRFLDAALELFGGEPGYRATTVAALSEAAGLSTRQFYEEFRTLEDVLAALHLQVNDWAEEAVVTALAEVQGLPLAQRATGIFRSYAANVTGDPRRIRITFVEIIGVSPRLEEQRLARRSRWVDLICAEAETAAARGEAAPRDYRLAATAFIGSVNGLLHDWSAGWVDATLDEVVDELVQQLLAILRPPGWAASAN from the coding sequence GTGGCGGGCAGGCTCAGGGCGCCGACGGGTCGGTACGCAGGCAAGACCGCCGCGGAACGGCAGGCCGAGCGGCACAGGAGGTTCCTGGACGCCGCGCTCGAACTGTTCGGCGGCGAACCCGGCTACCGGGCCACCACGGTCGCGGCGCTGAGCGAGGCCGCGGGACTGTCCACCCGGCAGTTCTACGAGGAGTTCCGCACCCTTGAGGACGTGCTGGCCGCCCTGCACCTCCAGGTCAACGACTGGGCCGAGGAGGCCGTCGTGACCGCGCTCGCCGAAGTACAGGGCCTGCCGCTCGCCCAGCGTGCCACCGGCATCTTTCGCTCCTACGCCGCCAACGTCACCGGCGACCCGCGCCGGATACGGATCACCTTCGTCGAGATCATCGGTGTGAGCCCGCGTCTGGAGGAGCAGCGCCTGGCCCGTCGCTCCCGCTGGGTGGACCTCATCTGTGCCGAGGCGGAAACGGCGGCCGCGCGGGGAGAAGCGGCCCCGCGCGACTACCGCCTCGCCGCGACAGCCTTCATCGGCAGCGTCAACGGCCTGCTCCATGACTGGAGCGCCGGGTGGGTCGACGCGACGCTGGACGAGGTGGTGGACGAACTGGTGCAGCAGCTGCTCGCGATTCTGCGTCCGCCGGGGTGGGCTGCGTCGGCGAACTGA
- a CDS encoding YncE family protein, which translates to MPAFRTRHLCSVAAALVLTVAAPATAVSAATDSSSAAALREVMFVGNNWDGTADVIKSSGDFAKVGRINVIPDKDQRMAAINADPIKWIYFMAIRNGVGEGHDQFADDMYSTPDGRSVVVSRPSFADVVSIDLATGSINWRFPVSGYRSDHMAVSPDGTRVAVSASTANTVHVLDINTGKQLGSFATGDKPHENIFTKDGKYIWNMAIGDVNTSLDTPGWDWTKGDRHITVVDATTYKQVKVIDMRDRLDAIGLKDFSDAVRPAVFSPDESKLYFQVSFFNGFLEYDVATDKITRVKTLPKNPATSEDRTTWVNDSRHHGISMSPDGTKLCVAGTMDDYATVVDRATLNEGPLVSASKPYWATVSGDGKDCVISESGADQVTAIDFATGRKVTSVSVGDHPQRVRLGHVEANWSGTSGS; encoded by the coding sequence ATGCCTGCCTTCAGAACCAGGCACCTTTGCTCCGTAGCCGCCGCCCTCGTCCTGACCGTCGCCGCGCCCGCGACCGCCGTCTCCGCCGCCACCGACTCCTCCTCCGCAGCCGCGCTGCGCGAGGTGATGTTCGTCGGCAACAACTGGGACGGCACAGCCGACGTCATCAAGTCCAGTGGCGACTTCGCGAAGGTCGGCCGCATCAACGTCATCCCCGACAAGGACCAGCGGATGGCGGCCATCAACGCCGATCCGATCAAGTGGATCTACTTCATGGCGATCCGCAACGGCGTCGGCGAGGGCCACGACCAGTTCGCCGACGACATGTACTCCACACCCGACGGCAGGTCGGTGGTGGTCTCCCGGCCGAGCTTCGCCGACGTCGTCTCCATCGACCTCGCCACCGGCAGCATCAACTGGCGTTTCCCCGTGTCCGGTTACCGTTCCGACCACATGGCGGTCTCCCCCGACGGCACCCGGGTGGCGGTGTCCGCCTCGACCGCGAACACCGTGCACGTGCTGGACATCAACACCGGCAAGCAGCTGGGCTCGTTCGCGACGGGCGACAAGCCGCACGAGAACATCTTCACCAAGGACGGCAAGTACATCTGGAACATGGCCATCGGGGACGTCAACACGTCACTCGACACCCCGGGTTGGGACTGGACCAAGGGTGACCGCCACATCACCGTCGTGGACGCGACGACCTACAAGCAGGTCAAGGTCATCGACATGCGGGACCGCCTCGACGCGATCGGCCTGAAGGACTTCTCGGACGCGGTACGGCCGGCCGTGTTCTCGCCGGACGAGTCCAAGCTGTACTTCCAGGTGTCCTTCTTCAACGGATTCCTGGAGTACGACGTCGCCACCGACAAGATCACCCGGGTGAAGACGCTGCCGAAGAACCCGGCGACCAGCGAGGACCGCACCACCTGGGTCAACGACTCGCGCCACCACGGCATTTCGATGAGCCCGGACGGCACCAAGCTGTGCGTCGCGGGCACCATGGACGACTACGCGACGGTCGTCGACCGCGCCACCCTCAACGAGGGTCCGCTGGTGTCCGCCTCGAAGCCCTACTGGGCCACGGTCAGCGGCGACGGCAAGGACTGCGTCATCTCCGAGAGCGGCGCCGACCAGGTCACGGCGATCGACTTCGCGACCGGGCGGAAGGTCACGTCCGTCTCCGTCGGTGACCATCCGCAGCGGGTGCGCTTGGGTCATGTGGAGGCGAACTGGTCGGGCACCTCCGGCAGCTGA